A DNA window from Pogona vitticeps strain Pit_001003342236 chromosome 2, PviZW2.1, whole genome shotgun sequence contains the following coding sequences:
- the LOC110091635 gene encoding C-type lectin domain family 2 member D: MTEDSAAFIPKCITDKKYTLAAALLITVLTIALIAVAVKKPAPCPHCPPPIDASCPDGWVGYQGKCYYISADERNWTASEKYCSSSGASLAVIDTKQELDFWVNFTGPFHYWIGLSRETAQAWKWPNGTVFENQFDVRGEGNCAYINNKGLSSSRCTTPNNFLCSQEDACTRRKKHTIARRSTL, translated from the exons ATGACAGAAGACAGTGCAG CTTTCATTCCGAAATGTATTACAGACAAAAAGTACACCTTAGCAGCTGCTCTTCTTATCACCGTTTTGACCATTGCTTTAATTGCGGTGGCTG ttaaAAAACCAGCGCCCTGCCCACATTGTCCTCCACCTATTGATGCCAGCTGCCCGGATGGTTGGGTTGGGTACCAAGGAAAATGCTACTATATATCAGCAGACGAAAGAAACTGGACTGCCAGTGAGAAGTACTGTTCTTCATCTGGTGCTTCCTTAGCTGTCATTGATACCAAGCAAGAACTG gaTTTTTGGGTGAACTTTACTGGTCCCTTTCATTACTGGATTGGCCTGTCAAGAGAAACAGCCCAGGCTTGGAAATGGCCTAATGGCACAGTGTTTGAAAATCA GTTTGATGTCCGAGGAGAAGGCAACTGTGCCTACATAAATAACAAAGGTCTGAGTAGTAGCCGGTGTACTACACCAAATAACTTCCTCTGTAGCCAGGAAGATGCTTGCACCAGGAGGAAAAAACACACCATAGCCAGAAGGAGTACGTTGTGA